The Erythrobacter aurantius genome includes a window with the following:
- a CDS encoding O-antigen ligase family protein, with protein sequence MADTTDTIKPTLSFQRDKADPVGSAAASKSAFYALLAVLLFAVAFGGGGSKYGLANLIVQLAALTALAFHREAFFNFWKSAPLLLRVLIALSIALPLAYVIPLPPSVWHNMPGRELVAQSFGLVGEPGWAALSVDPIRTMLALSALVVPLAVVTIGWRASRDSLILAGWLIVSLALVNFALGIPQVLSNSEVGVLYPENPMPGVLFGTFANRNSTGLFLVSALSLASFLPVPPRFHSIALPLRIGIMLFLIVAILLTRSRTALVLAALPLGLLALQMLLERLNRRPGAKSTGAKAALFGLIPIALVLVVVAGLAAAAPGRIGDVADRFTSGGEDARSYIWEDAVYAADRYWPVGSGTGTFDDVFQIDESLENMTLRKAGRAHNDYLELAIETGLPGLALAAFWLCLIGWLCWRARTEPHRWIAWSGGAILAVVALQSITDYPLRNMSMLAVAGFALCLLGRFTPDASSSRKQEILP encoded by the coding sequence ATGGCTGACACTACAGACACCATCAAGCCAACCCTTTCATTTCAAAGAGATAAGGCCGATCCTGTCGGGTCTGCTGCTGCCAGCAAGTCAGCGTTTTATGCGCTTCTGGCAGTCTTGCTGTTTGCCGTCGCGTTCGGCGGAGGGGGATCAAAGTACGGGCTCGCCAATCTCATTGTGCAACTCGCCGCTCTCACTGCGCTTGCGTTCCATCGCGAAGCCTTCTTCAACTTCTGGAAATCAGCGCCGTTGCTGCTGCGGGTATTGATCGCACTCTCGATCGCCCTGCCGCTCGCCTACGTCATTCCGCTTCCGCCATCCGTGTGGCACAACATGCCCGGACGGGAATTGGTTGCACAGTCATTCGGTCTGGTTGGCGAACCGGGTTGGGCTGCACTGAGCGTCGACCCGATTCGCACCATGCTGGCTTTGAGCGCGCTTGTCGTTCCCTTGGCCGTTGTCACCATAGGCTGGAGGGCATCGCGTGATTCGCTCATCCTCGCTGGCTGGTTGATCGTAAGCTTGGCGCTCGTCAATTTCGCGCTCGGCATTCCGCAGGTGCTATCGAACAGCGAAGTGGGTGTCCTCTACCCTGAAAACCCAATGCCTGGCGTGCTTTTCGGAACCTTTGCAAACCGCAATTCAACCGGACTGTTCCTCGTCAGTGCTCTCTCACTCGCATCCTTCTTGCCCGTGCCGCCTCGCTTCCATTCAATCGCATTGCCATTGCGCATCGGCATCATGCTTTTCCTGATCGTGGCGATCCTGCTGACCCGTTCACGCACAGCGCTTGTTCTCGCGGCGTTGCCACTGGGATTGCTGGCTTTGCAAATGCTGCTGGAGCGTCTGAATAGACGGCCTGGCGCAAAGAGCACTGGCGCAAAGGCTGCACTCTTCGGATTGATTCCCATCGCACTTGTTCTTGTGGTGGTCGCAGGGCTGGCAGCGGCTGCACCGGGTCGGATCGGCGATGTCGCTGATCGCTTCACATCGGGCGGCGAGGACGCGCGCAGCTATATCTGGGAAGATGCGGTTTACGCAGCAGACCGATATTGGCCGGTCGGATCCGGCACGGGGACCTTTGATGATGTGTTCCAGATCGACGAATCTCTCGAGAACATGACCCTGCGCAAGGCAGGTCGTGCGCACAACGACTATCTGGAGCTGGCGATCGAAACCGGATTGCCGGGCCTTGCTCTCGCCGCGTTTTGGCTTTGCCTGATCGGCTGGCTGTGCTGGCGTGCGCGCACCGAGCCCCATCGCTGGATCGCATGGAGCGGCGGAGCCATCCTAGCCGTTGTGGCGCTTCAATCGATCACGGACTATCCGCTCAGAAACATGTCGATGCTAGCGGTGGCAGGCTTCGCCCTCTGCCTGCTTGGCCGATTCACGCCGGATGCATCGTCCAGCCGCAAGCAGGAGATCCTTCCATGA
- a CDS encoding isochorismatase family protein — protein MSNNEDVQSNYAGVFDGRIGFGQRPALILIDFVEAYFAPDSPLYADVRPALDAALALRSVAREAGVPVIYTNVVYHSSMKDGGRFAQKIGALSSFVRGNPLGDWPEGLEPGEDELVISKQYASCFFGTSLAATLTAGGHDSLIITGLSTSGCVRATCVDACQHGFIPIVVEEAVGDRHDHVHQANLFDMNSKYGDVVSLAEAKAHLASLA, from the coding sequence GTGAGCAATAATGAAGACGTACAGAGCAACTATGCTGGCGTCTTCGATGGACGGATCGGGTTCGGCCAGCGGCCGGCCCTGATCCTGATAGATTTTGTCGAGGCGTATTTCGCGCCCGACAGTCCCTTGTATGCCGATGTACGCCCGGCTCTCGACGCGGCGCTTGCCCTAAGGTCGGTGGCGCGTGAGGCCGGGGTGCCGGTGATCTACACCAATGTCGTCTATCACTCTTCCATGAAGGACGGCGGACGGTTCGCGCAAAAGATCGGAGCGCTTTCGAGCTTTGTACGCGGCAATCCTTTGGGTGACTGGCCCGAAGGGTTGGAGCCGGGAGAAGACGAGCTGGTAATCTCCAAGCAATACGCCAGCTGCTTCTTCGGAACTTCACTGGCCGCGACGCTGACAGCGGGCGGGCATGACAGCCTGATCATCACCGGGCTTTCCACCAGCGGGTGCGTGCGCGCCACTTGCGTCGATGCTTGCCAGCACGGCTTCATCCCGATCGTAGTGGAGGAAGCGGTGGGCGATCGGCATGACCATGTCCACCAGGCCAACCTGTTCGACATGAATTCCAAATATGGCGATGTCGTCAGCCTTGCGGAGGCGAAAGCGCATCTCGCATCGCTCGCATAG
- a CDS encoding asparagine synthetase B family protein: MSAISAIFSFDGVNEGEIDTMLESLKQIPHDAAGSWRSGPFVLAASTLHTTAESREQDQPCVSEDGKLAIVFDGYLLNHLELHADLSLLGQKVRNLSDAEIALHCYEAWGDNFADRLQGEFSLIIADARRGRLLAARDHLGFAPLYYRLDGSRLIIASDFRTISALTRAPMEPNLRYLSQIITNRWYLRDETPWREVNRVKRAHTLVFDGQRLSQPRYWTPPADITIRYKSDAEYAEHYREVLFDCVRRSSRSDREVGIAVSGGLDSSSIFSIADALERSGKFLAPGFRGYSLAAAEGSNAFELPYARAAAAHVGRELVERPLFDPEIDWYTQDAQWHRDIPTPSNGAMMLDMEQQVVADGARVFINGSGGDKWLQGHENCYGEYLDEFDLAGFGRTLKEEIGAFGLRSAGLQCLRQTVAWAAPKGVRRVIRRRLRERRRKQDISFGWLAPELRIALKEAEELYEATLPEDPIEWAKQNLATSPRGDLTHAVMRRQRAKIGLESRHPMLSRAFMEFSLQTPAHIKRRGNVTKVIHRAAMEPFLPAKVLNRTTKANFTNEKIDSQFADYVRRHAPERLQDLCDLRGLEPLLAIDFSSPEGDYWAWEIWGLYAAAAFLYQYKYVTEINPATGVQQDRN; this comes from the coding sequence GTGTCCGCCATCAGCGCCATTTTCTCGTTCGACGGTGTGAACGAGGGCGAGATCGACACCATGCTGGAATCGCTTAAGCAGATTCCTCATGACGCTGCGGGCAGTTGGCGATCCGGCCCTTTTGTGCTCGCGGCGAGTACGCTTCACACGACCGCGGAATCGCGCGAGCAGGACCAGCCGTGTGTCAGCGAGGATGGCAAGCTGGCGATCGTGTTCGACGGCTATTTGCTTAACCATCTGGAACTGCATGCCGACCTCTCCCTACTTGGACAAAAGGTACGCAATCTTTCTGACGCCGAAATTGCGTTGCATTGTTACGAAGCTTGGGGCGACAACTTTGCAGACAGGCTGCAGGGCGAATTCTCGCTTATCATTGCCGATGCAAGGCGCGGCAGGCTGCTGGCTGCCCGCGATCACCTCGGCTTTGCCCCGCTGTATTATCGGCTTGATGGCTCACGGCTGATCATCGCATCAGATTTCCGCACCATTAGCGCTCTGACCCGGGCTCCCATGGAGCCGAACCTGCGTTACCTTTCGCAGATCATTACCAATCGCTGGTATCTGAGGGACGAGACACCCTGGCGTGAGGTCAACCGGGTAAAGCGTGCCCATACGCTTGTGTTTGACGGCCAAAGGCTATCGCAACCGCGCTATTGGACCCCGCCCGCGGACATCACCATCCGGTACAAGAGCGACGCCGAATATGCAGAGCATTATCGCGAGGTGTTGTTCGATTGCGTCCGGCGCTCGTCCCGATCCGATCGTGAAGTGGGCATCGCCGTAAGCGGCGGGCTCGATTCTTCTTCAATCTTTTCGATTGCCGATGCGTTGGAGCGCTCAGGCAAATTCCTGGCGCCTGGGTTTCGTGGGTATTCGCTCGCGGCAGCAGAGGGCAGCAATGCGTTCGAATTGCCCTACGCTCGTGCCGCGGCAGCGCATGTGGGGCGCGAACTGGTGGAGCGTCCGCTGTTCGACCCGGAAATCGACTGGTACACTCAGGATGCCCAGTGGCACCGCGACATCCCCACACCCTCGAACGGTGCAATGATGCTGGATATGGAGCAGCAAGTCGTTGCCGACGGTGCTCGGGTGTTCATCAACGGCAGCGGCGGTGATAAATGGCTGCAGGGCCACGAAAATTGCTACGGCGAATATCTTGATGAATTCGACTTGGCCGGTTTTGGCCGAACTCTGAAAGAAGAAATCGGGGCATTCGGCCTGCGATCGGCGGGATTGCAATGCTTGCGGCAGACGGTCGCTTGGGCAGCACCGAAGGGAGTCCGGCGAGTGATTCGGCGACGGCTTCGTGAGCGCCGCCGGAAGCAGGACATTTCCTTCGGATGGCTCGCTCCGGAATTGCGGATCGCCTTGAAGGAGGCCGAGGAGCTGTACGAGGCAACGCTTCCGGAAGATCCGATCGAATGGGCGAAGCAGAACTTGGCGACATCTCCTCGTGGAGACCTTACTCACGCCGTCATGCGCCGCCAGCGGGCCAAGATCGGGCTCGAATCGAGGCATCCGATGCTAAGCCGGGCCTTCATGGAATTCTCGCTGCAGACCCCTGCGCACATCAAGCGTCGGGGTAACGTGACCAAGGTAATCCACCGAGCGGCGATGGAGCCTTTCCTGCCAGCAAAGGTCCTTAACCGCACAACCAAGGCTAACTTCACTAACGAGAAAATCGATTCGCAATTCGCCGATTACGTGCGCCGTCATGCTCCTGAGCGGCTGCAGGATTTATGCGATCTAAGGGGGCTGGAGCCGCTTCTGGCGATAGATTTCTCCTCGCCCGAAGGAGATTATTGGGCATGGGAAATTTGGGGTCTTTACGCAGCCGCAGCATTTTTGTATCAGTATAAATACGTAACCGAGATTAACCCTGCCACTGGGGTGCAACAGGACAGGAACTGA
- a CDS encoding TonB-dependent receptor produces the protein MKISKTTLVCGAAVAALAATAPAHAQDNEAGETAQEGDNAIIVTARRQSETLAEVPAAVTVFTTETLQRAGIERADEFVQLTPGVTIVTGTAEAGDTQINIRGINGARDAESSVALVVDGILKTNTAQLNQDQGTLRQIEILKGPQGALYGRNAAAGAIVVQTLKPGDFLEGGVVARVAEDNTYSANGYISTPIGDGAGLVLSGSYFTSDGFFFNRFLNDKVVDDQEIWSIDGRFVADLGPNTELDLKARYADLSGASINFNAAFHLPNFAGVDPAFFEDVNQHPFDYYSNIRPTNDQTTFEASAKVEHDFGDVTLTAWALYSDVDQALTADGTSADFARFTFPGATPASVAASNSCFGTTAQLTGFPINAPTFIGQTPIPFIFDPATGSTFGPYSPTTCDGTQYQSREQTDISAEIRLASNGSGPVEWQIGAYYLHIDRETGVSLGADLGQGVISQLYNAPDSANPTTQLFNDDFSTDVYAAFASVDFEVTDRFEIGVAGRYDVEERSARNLVPTVFDPFTGGPINPGQQVVGGVVQPIADQSETFKQFQPKISLRYELADDVNFYANWGIGFKSGGFNNQGSAAIVDQNFNQFIGTNVLIEDIYRKERSSAFEAGIKGSTAGGRLTFDLAGYYTEIDDMQFFEFFVGAFGLLRVVSNIDEVEVYGAEANLTFEIIPGWDIYGSANVTESEIKANASRPNTVGNESPYTSDYTINMGTQIEAPLADSFDLVVRADYRITGPTWFHTVQDNTSPTLFSGLLPGSALGLPAFVGDADYSITEREAFGVLDLRVGLEGETWNITAFADNLLNREYLNEVIPAIEFGGSFISPGARRRLGVEFGYKF, from the coding sequence ATGAAAATATCCAAGACCACCCTCGTTTGCGGCGCTGCAGTTGCCGCGCTTGCAGCCACCGCTCCTGCGCATGCGCAGGACAACGAGGCCGGCGAAACCGCGCAGGAAGGCGATAACGCCATCATCGTTACGGCCCGCCGGCAGTCTGAAACATTGGCAGAAGTTCCTGCCGCCGTGACCGTGTTCACCACCGAAACGCTGCAGCGGGCCGGGATCGAGCGTGCTGACGAATTCGTGCAGCTGACACCGGGCGTCACCATCGTCACGGGCACCGCCGAAGCGGGCGACACCCAGATCAACATTCGCGGCATCAACGGCGCGCGCGACGCGGAAAGCTCGGTCGCGCTGGTGGTCGACGGTATTCTCAAGACCAACACCGCGCAGCTGAACCAGGATCAGGGCACACTGCGCCAGATTGAAATCCTGAAAGGTCCGCAGGGGGCGCTTTATGGCCGCAACGCTGCCGCGGGCGCGATCGTCGTGCAGACGCTCAAGCCAGGTGACTTTCTCGAAGGTGGCGTTGTCGCGCGGGTCGCCGAAGACAACACCTACAGCGCCAACGGCTATATCTCGACGCCAATCGGCGATGGGGCGGGGCTGGTCCTGTCCGGCAGCTACTTCACCAGCGACGGGTTCTTCTTCAACCGCTTCCTTAACGACAAGGTCGTCGATGATCAGGAAATCTGGTCGATCGACGGGCGCTTCGTTGCAGATCTGGGCCCGAACACCGAGCTGGATCTGAAAGCGCGCTATGCCGACCTTTCTGGCGCGTCGATCAACTTCAACGCAGCCTTCCACCTGCCGAATTTTGCAGGGGTCGATCCGGCGTTCTTCGAGGATGTGAACCAGCATCCGTTCGACTACTACTCGAACATCCGCCCGACAAACGATCAAACCACTTTCGAGGCTTCGGCCAAGGTTGAGCATGACTTTGGCGACGTTACTCTGACAGCGTGGGCGCTTTACAGTGATGTCGATCAGGCGTTGACTGCTGACGGCACGTCGGCGGACTTTGCAAGGTTCACTTTCCCCGGAGCCACTCCGGCTTCGGTCGCGGCGTCAAATTCGTGCTTTGGCACGACCGCACAACTCACTGGCTTCCCGATCAACGCGCCCACCTTTATCGGCCAGACGCCGATCCCGTTCATCTTCGATCCGGCAACCGGATCGACGTTCGGGCCTTACAGCCCGACAACGTGCGATGGGACCCAATACCAAAGCCGGGAGCAGACCGATATCAGCGCGGAAATCCGGCTTGCGTCGAATGGCAGCGGGCCGGTCGAGTGGCAGATCGGAGCCTATTATCTGCACATCGATCGCGAAACCGGCGTGAGCCTTGGTGCGGATCTGGGGCAGGGTGTAATCTCGCAGCTCTACAATGCGCCGGATTCCGCGAACCCCACGACGCAGCTGTTCAACGACGATTTTTCGACTGATGTTTATGCGGCGTTCGCCTCGGTCGATTTCGAAGTGACCGACCGTTTCGAAATCGGAGTTGCGGGCCGTTATGACGTTGAAGAGCGCTCGGCGCGCAATCTCGTCCCGACCGTTTTCGATCCCTTCACCGGCGGCCCGATAAATCCGGGCCAGCAGGTCGTGGGCGGTGTGGTCCAGCCGATTGCCGACCAGTCCGAAACCTTCAAGCAATTCCAGCCGAAGATTTCGCTGCGTTATGAATTGGCAGACGATGTGAACTTCTACGCCAACTGGGGCATCGGCTTCAAATCGGGCGGGTTCAACAACCAAGGCTCAGCCGCGATCGTCGATCAGAACTTCAACCAGTTCATTGGCACCAACGTCCTGATCGAGGATATCTATCGCAAGGAACGCTCGAGCGCTTTCGAGGCCGGGATCAAGGGTTCGACCGCCGGTGGCCGCCTGACCTTCGATCTGGCGGGTTATTACACCGAAATCGACGACATGCAGTTCTTCGAATTCTTTGTCGGCGCGTTCGGCCTGCTGCGCGTGGTTTCGAACATCGACGAAGTCGAAGTCTACGGTGCGGAAGCCAACCTGACGTTCGAGATCATTCCGGGCTGGGACATCTACGGTTCGGCCAACGTGACCGAAAGCGAGATCAAGGCGAACGCCTCGCGCCCGAACACGGTCGGCAACGAATCGCCATACACCTCGGACTACACCATCAACATGGGCACTCAGATCGAGGCACCGCTGGCGGATTCGTTCGATCTGGTTGTGCGTGCCGACTACCGGATTACCGGCCCCACGTGGTTCCATACTGTCCAGGACAACACGTCGCCGACCTTGTTCAGCGGTCTGTTGCCGGGTTCGGCGCTGGGGCTGCCGGCTTTTGTGGGTGATGCCGACTATTCGATCACCGAGCGTGAAGCCTTCGGCGTGCTTGATCTCAGGGTCGGGCTTGAAGGCGAAACGTGGAACATCACCGCATTCGCTGACAACCTGCTCAATCGCGAGTATCTGAACGAGGTCATTCCCGCTATCGAGTTTGGCGGATCGTTCATCTCGCCCGGCGCGCGTCGCCGGTTGGGCGTGGAATTCGGCTACAAGTTCTGA
- a CDS encoding enoyl-CoA hydratase-related protein encodes MSDPVLYASEGSVATITLNRDETRNALSDEVIAALLDALARAEGDKSISCVILTGAGKAFSSGGNLRDIGAMTAEKGMTPLEIEEWYTTGIQRIPLMMEQLTVPVIAAVNGPAIGAGNDLATMCDMRIASTRAVFAESFLKVGIIPGDGGAWFLPRIVGYARAAEMLYTAEAIDADKALAWGLVSQVVEPDDLMDAANRLAAKVVSNPPFALRKGKEIMLSAQRMGLEDSLAKAAITQGVLQQMEDHQEAVHAILEKRKPQFKGR; translated from the coding sequence ATGTCCGATCCCGTTCTCTACGCCAGCGAAGGCAGCGTCGCCACGATCACGCTGAACCGTGACGAGACGCGCAACGCGCTGTCGGATGAAGTGATCGCCGCGCTGCTTGATGCGCTGGCCCGGGCCGAGGGCGACAAGTCGATCAGTTGCGTTATCCTGACAGGGGCGGGCAAGGCATTTTCGTCAGGCGGCAACCTGCGCGATATCGGCGCTATGACTGCCGAGAAGGGTATGACTCCGCTTGAGATCGAGGAGTGGTACACCACCGGCATCCAGCGCATCCCGTTGATGATGGAGCAGCTTACCGTTCCCGTGATCGCCGCCGTAAACGGCCCGGCTATCGGCGCCGGCAACGATCTGGCGACCATGTGCGACATGCGGATCGCTTCGACCCGTGCGGTTTTTGCCGAGAGCTTCCTGAAAGTCGGGATCATCCCGGGCGATGGCGGCGCATGGTTCCTGCCGCGCATCGTCGGATACGCGCGGGCTGCGGAAATGCTCTACACCGCCGAAGCGATCGATGCGGACAAGGCGCTGGCCTGGGGGCTTGTCAGTCAGGTGGTGGAGCCTGACGACCTGATGGATGCGGCAAACCGTTTGGCGGCAAAGGTCGTCTCAAATCCGCCTTTCGCCCTTCGCAAGGGCAAGGAGATCATGCTTTCGGCCCAGCGAATGGGGCTGGAAGACAGCCTTGCCAAAGCGGCGATCACGCAGGGCGTGCTCCAGCAGATGGAGGACCATCAGGAAGCAGTCCACGCCATCCTTGAAAAGCGAAAGCCGCAATTCAAAGGGCGTTAA
- a CDS encoding lasso peptide biosynthesis B2 protein, which yields MAGLITLCHEGAGHRHNMNLAQSPHIPATGQRPSLKDIPWLAGYGLRGLAELIRARLIFSRLEARAIPLRNRNAIKHSVRDIAISHAKLARISYVLPRISDRLPWRSDCLIQAIAAQNWLLAKGAASEIQIGVENPKDGPFGAHAWLIHDGLVITGGDIEKYSVILADSSASRDSQNEVTPDCPG from the coding sequence TTGGCAGGGTTGATCACCCTGTGCCATGAGGGCGCTGGTCATAGGCACAACATGAATTTGGCGCAATCACCTCACATTCCCGCCACGGGACAACGGCCAAGCCTAAAGGACATTCCTTGGCTGGCCGGATACGGCTTGCGCGGGCTAGCCGAGCTGATTCGCGCTCGCCTGATCTTTTCACGGCTGGAAGCTCGCGCCATTCCCCTGCGCAATCGCAATGCAATCAAGCATTCGGTTCGGGACATTGCCATTTCACATGCCAAACTGGCGCGCATATCGTATGTCCTGCCGCGTATTTCGGATCGTTTGCCTTGGCGGAGCGACTGCCTCATCCAAGCGATCGCGGCTCAGAACTGGCTATTGGCCAAGGGTGCTGCCAGTGAAATTCAGATCGGGGTCGAAAACCCGAAGGACGGGCCATTTGGCGCTCATGCCTGGCTGATCCACGATGGCCTGGTCATCACGGGCGGCGATATCGAAAAATATTCGGTCATCCTCGCTGATTCGTCAGCGAGCCGCGATTCGCAGAACGAGGTCACGCCCGATTGCCCGGGTTAG
- a CDS encoding acyl-CoA dehydrogenase family protein, giving the protein MDRDDFAMIAEGLDRILTDAPLDAIDKAGGLGTEADALWQTLEESGYTLLCASEGHGGSGAALADILPLAALAARHAAAAPLADTILATGLLSAAGQQPPALRIGLIDPLAPDAPIAHASQSNAVLSLEDGRLRLMRIESGDIRSVHQTEDGAGKLLRQPADVLVDCAAPEWLIPDAFRALAALIRASQMAGAMEAVLGLSLDYTRDREQFGRPLAKFQAIQHHLSDIACETAAAMAAVEMAGDALCADAKVGPRVIDEIAIAKTRCGEAASRVAAAAHQAHGAMGFTREYALGRYTRRLWQWQDEFGSETEWAELLGKAVLADNEPRLWPRISQPI; this is encoded by the coding sequence ATGGACCGGGATGACTTCGCGATGATCGCAGAGGGGCTGGATCGAATTCTGACCGATGCCCCGCTCGACGCAATCGACAAGGCCGGAGGGCTTGGGACTGAAGCCGATGCCCTTTGGCAGACGCTGGAGGAGAGCGGATACACCTTGCTTTGCGCAAGTGAGGGGCATGGCGGTTCCGGCGCCGCTCTGGCGGATATCCTGCCGCTGGCAGCACTCGCGGCGCGGCACGCGGCTGCGGCCCCCTTGGCCGATACCATTCTTGCAACCGGACTATTATCAGCAGCAGGTCAGCAGCCACCGGCATTGCGGATCGGATTGATCGACCCGCTTGCTCCCGATGCTCCGATTGCTCATGCCAGCCAGAGCAACGCCGTGCTTTCACTTGAAGACGGCAGGCTCCGCTTAATGCGGATCGAAAGCGGCGACATTCGGTCGGTGCATCAGACGGAGGATGGCGCGGGGAAACTTTTGCGCCAGCCAGCCGATGTTCTTGTCGATTGTGCCGCGCCCGAATGGCTCATACCGGACGCTTTTCGCGCGCTTGCTGCCTTGATCAGGGCTAGCCAGATGGCAGGTGCGATGGAGGCGGTGCTCGGCCTCAGCCTGGACTACACCCGCGATCGTGAACAGTTCGGACGGCCCTTGGCCAAGTTTCAGGCGATTCAGCACCATCTTTCCGATATCGCCTGCGAAACGGCTGCGGCGATGGCTGCTGTCGAGATGGCGGGCGATGCGCTTTGCGCGGACGCCAAGGTCGGTCCGCGCGTGATCGACGAGATCGCTATTGCCAAGACCCGATGCGGTGAAGCAGCCTCGCGTGTCGCTGCTGCCGCGCATCAGGCGCATGGTGCGATGGGCTTCACACGCGAATACGCGCTGGGTCGCTACACCCGGCGGCTATGGCAATGGCAGGACGAATTTGGCAGCGAAACGGAGTGGGCCGAATTGCTCGGCAAAGCCGTGCTTGCCGATAACGAACCCCGCCTATGGCCGCGCATCAGCCAACCCATTTAG
- a CDS encoding acyl-CoA dehydrogenase family protein, protein MFQFPRLEFDPSADALREEVRGFLADELQSDGFTPAADCWVSAADPEFSRKMGARGWLGMTWPSEFGGHDRPVAHRFVVTEEMLAAGAPVAAHWIADRQTGSHILRYGTQEQKQTILPRIAAGECFTAIGMSEPQAGSDLAAIKTSARRTDNGWVLSGRKIWSTGAHFSHYMIVLARTSPAEGRNRQVGLSQFLVDLSLPGIDISGIRDLGGTPHFNETLFDNVELPEDALLGTEGNGWAQCMGELALERSGPERFLTSLVVLEKALPLIAAYADARRAVEVGSILANLRVLRRMSLGVAEMLERGESPATAACVVKEMGNRLENDIVQRLRGMLAGIPRHAWPDGFDGLLREAILHLPSNTLRGGTTEILRGIIAREMGMR, encoded by the coding sequence ATGTTCCAATTCCCTCGTCTCGAATTCGATCCTTCCGCAGATGCCCTGCGGGAAGAGGTTCGCGGCTTTCTTGCCGACGAGCTTCAAAGCGACGGTTTCACCCCGGCTGCGGATTGCTGGGTTTCTGCTGCCGATCCCGAATTCAGTCGCAAGATGGGCGCGCGTGGCTGGCTCGGCATGACCTGGCCCTCGGAATTTGGCGGGCATGATCGTCCCGTCGCGCACCGCTTTGTTGTGACCGAGGAGATGCTCGCGGCAGGTGCGCCCGTCGCTGCGCACTGGATCGCTGATCGCCAGACCGGCAGCCACATACTGCGCTATGGCACGCAGGAGCAAAAACAGACGATCCTGCCCCGCATTGCCGCGGGGGAATGCTTCACCGCAATCGGGATGAGCGAGCCGCAAGCGGGATCTGACCTCGCGGCGATCAAGACTTCTGCCCGTCGTACCGATAATGGCTGGGTCCTTTCGGGCCGCAAGATCTGGTCCACCGGGGCGCATTTCTCGCACTACATGATCGTCCTTGCGCGAACCTCCCCGGCCGAAGGGCGCAACCGGCAGGTTGGTCTGTCGCAATTCCTCGTCGACCTCTCGCTTCCCGGCATCGATATTTCCGGCATCCGCGATCTGGGTGGAACTCCGCATTTCAACGAGACTTTGTTCGACAATGTCGAACTTCCCGAAGACGCACTGTTGGGCACCGAAGGCAATGGCTGGGCGCAATGCATGGGCGAACTGGCGCTGGAGCGTTCCGGGCCGGAGCGTTTCCTGACATCGCTTGTGGTGCTGGAAAAGGCGCTGCCGTTGATTGCGGCCTATGCCGATGCACGGCGCGCGGTAGAGGTCGGATCGATCCTCGCCAATCTGCGTGTGCTGCGGCGCATGTCGCTGGGTGTGGCGGAAATGCTGGAGCGCGGTGAAAGCCCGGCAACCGCCGCCTGCGTGGTCAAGGAAATGGGCAATCGGCTGGAGAATGACATCGTCCAGCGGCTTCGCGGCATGCTCGCCGGTATACCCAGGCACGCATGGCCCGATGGTTTCGACGGTTTGTTGCGAGAGGCAATACTCCACCTCCCGTCGAATACCCTGCGCGGTGGCACCACCGAAATCCTGCGTGGCATCATTGCCCGTGAAATGGGGATGCGGTGA